One region of Gouania willdenowi chromosome 13, fGouWil2.1, whole genome shotgun sequence genomic DNA includes:
- the daw1 gene encoding dynein assembly factor with WD repeat domains 1 isoform X3, producing the protein MHSEPLITEARAEQVKQLILRLQQKQGQEVHHRFCFCKELKAHILPLTNVAFDKSGSRFITGSYDRTCRIWDTASGTELRVLEGHKNVVYAIAFNNPYGDKIATGSFDKTCKLWCADTGRCFHTFRGHMAEIVCLAFNPQSTLVATGSMDSTAKLWDVESGREVVTLSGHTAEVLSLCFNTVGDQLVTGSFDHTVAIWDVATGRLVHTLIGHMGEICNVQFNWDSSLILTGSIDKSGKLWDAASGKCVVTLVGHKEDVLDVCFDLSGQLIATASADGTAKVFSVATHQCLVTLVGHDGEISKICFSPQGTRVLTASSDKTARLWDAKSGACLRVLEGHTDEIFSCVFNYEGDTIITGSKDNTCRIWY; encoded by the exons ATGCACTCAGAGCCTCTGATCACGGAGGCTCGTGCTGAACAGGTCAAACAGCTGATCCTCCGACTGCAGCAGAAACAAGGCCAGGAGGTCCACCACAGATTCTGCTTCTGTAAG GAGCTTAAAGCACACATCCTACCACTGACCAATGTTGCTTTTGATAAATCTGGGTCACG GTTTATTACCGGGAGTTATGACAGAACTTGCCGAATTTGGGACACAGCTTCTGGCACTGAGCTGCGTGTGCTGGAGGGTCACAAAAATGTGGTGTATGCAATTGCTTTCAACAACCCATATGG agacaagaTAGCCACGGGCTCTTTTGATAAGACCTGCAAACTTTGGTGTGCAGATACTGGCCGATGTTTCCATACTTTTCGTGGGCACATGGCAGAAATA GTGTGCCTGGCGTTCAACCCCCAGAGCACACTGGTGGCCACAGGCAGCATGGATTCCACTGCCAAGCTGTGGGATGTGGAGAGtgggagagaagtggtcacaCTGAGC GGTCACACAGCAGAGGTTCTGTCTTTGTGCTTCAACACTGTCGGTGATCAACTCGTCACTGGTTCCTTCGACCACACCGTAGCAATATGGGACGTAGCGACAGGAAG ACTTGTCCACACTCTCATTGGTCACATGGGAGAAATATGCAATGTTCAGTTCAACTGGGATAGCTCCCTCATACTTACAGGATCTATAGACAAAAGTGGGAAG TTGTGGGATGCAGCTAGTGGAAAGTGTGTGGTCACACTGGTTGGACACAAAGAAGATGTGCTGGATGTGTGTTTTGATCTAAGTGGTCAGCTCATTGCAACAGCCTCAGCTGATG GCACAGCAAAAGTGTTCAGTGTGGCCACACATCAGTGTCTGGTTACGCTTGTGGGCCATGATGGAGAGATCTCTAAG ATCTGCTTCAGCCCACAGGGCACCAGAGTCCTGACCGCCAGCTCGGATAAGACCGCTCGACTGTGGGACGCCAAGTCTGGAGCGTGTCTGCGAGTCCTGGAGGGACACACGGACGAGATTTTCTCCTGTGTCTTTAACTACGAGGGCGACACCATTATTACAG GGAGCAAGGATAACACCTGCCGTATCTGGTACTGA
- the daw1 gene encoding dynein assembly factor with WD repeat domains 1 isoform X1 encodes MRLKRFLIRYYPPGIILEYEKGGHLRTKSIDLLDLTPETNPDELVVDIMHSEPLITEARAEQVKQLILRLQQKQGQEVHHRFCFCKELKAHILPLTNVAFDKSGSRFITGSYDRTCRIWDTASGTELRVLEGHKNVVYAIAFNNPYGDKIATGSFDKTCKLWCADTGRCFHTFRGHMAEIVCLAFNPQSTLVATGSMDSTAKLWDVESGREVVTLSGHTAEVLSLCFNTVGDQLVTGSFDHTVAIWDVATGRLVHTLIGHMGEICNVQFNWDSSLILTGSIDKSGKLWDAASGKCVVTLVGHKEDVLDVCFDLSGQLIATASADGTAKVFSVATHQCLVTLVGHDGEISKICFSPQGTRVLTASSDKTARLWDAKSGACLRVLEGHTDEIFSCVFNYEGDTIITGSKDNTCRIWY; translated from the exons ATGAGACTCAAGCGCTTTCTCATCAGATATTATCCACCAG GTATAATCCTGGAATATGAAAAAGGAGGTCATCTGAGAACCAAATCTATTGATCTTTTGGATTTAACTCCAGA GACAAACCCAGATGAATTGGTGGTGGACATCATGCACTCAGAGCCTCTGATCACGGAGGCTCGTGCTGAACAGGTCAAACAGCTGATCCTCCGACTGCAGCAGAAACAAGGCCAGGAGGTCCACCACAGATTCTGCTTCTGTAAG GAGCTTAAAGCACACATCCTACCACTGACCAATGTTGCTTTTGATAAATCTGGGTCACG GTTTATTACCGGGAGTTATGACAGAACTTGCCGAATTTGGGACACAGCTTCTGGCACTGAGCTGCGTGTGCTGGAGGGTCACAAAAATGTGGTGTATGCAATTGCTTTCAACAACCCATATGG agacaagaTAGCCACGGGCTCTTTTGATAAGACCTGCAAACTTTGGTGTGCAGATACTGGCCGATGTTTCCATACTTTTCGTGGGCACATGGCAGAAATA GTGTGCCTGGCGTTCAACCCCCAGAGCACACTGGTGGCCACAGGCAGCATGGATTCCACTGCCAAGCTGTGGGATGTGGAGAGtgggagagaagtggtcacaCTGAGC GGTCACACAGCAGAGGTTCTGTCTTTGTGCTTCAACACTGTCGGTGATCAACTCGTCACTGGTTCCTTCGACCACACCGTAGCAATATGGGACGTAGCGACAGGAAG ACTTGTCCACACTCTCATTGGTCACATGGGAGAAATATGCAATGTTCAGTTCAACTGGGATAGCTCCCTCATACTTACAGGATCTATAGACAAAAGTGGGAAG TTGTGGGATGCAGCTAGTGGAAAGTGTGTGGTCACACTGGTTGGACACAAAGAAGATGTGCTGGATGTGTGTTTTGATCTAAGTGGTCAGCTCATTGCAACAGCCTCAGCTGATG GCACAGCAAAAGTGTTCAGTGTGGCCACACATCAGTGTCTGGTTACGCTTGTGGGCCATGATGGAGAGATCTCTAAG ATCTGCTTCAGCCCACAGGGCACCAGAGTCCTGACCGCCAGCTCGGATAAGACCGCTCGACTGTGGGACGCCAAGTCTGGAGCGTGTCTGCGAGTCCTGGAGGGACACACGGACGAGATTTTCTCCTGTGTCTTTAACTACGAGGGCGACACCATTATTACAG GGAGCAAGGATAACACCTGCCGTATCTGGTACTGA
- the slc19a3b gene encoding solute carrier family 19 member 3b yields MSCWTKMTIPGWVYPTIVLSLYGFFANCRVAEPFLTPYMIGPHKNISEQVLTNYLFPIWTYSYLAFLFPVFLLTDFLRYKPIIIIQGLFLVTNYILLCFAPGLAAMTFLQVNYAVVTSTEVAYFSYIYSVIPVEHYQRATGYLRSAMLAGYTFGASLGQMLISLAGLDYFYINAITLGIVSVAFLISLTLPMPKRSMFFKVKDDAAVDWQSQQEEGQLGENQCEKPVVDKSGTGSETEEMEHRSTGWCSRENVATAGRLLWQSFRESYSSRRLIYWSLWWALATAGYVQVFNYIQLMWDHIESSATSSIYNGGVEAACSLVGAAAAFSVGFIKVTWAVWGELALGLFSAVGAGAVFMMALTTNIWTCYAGYVLFKSCYMFLITITTFQIASNLSMECYALTFGINTFVALSLQTIITVIVVDEAALGLDIVTQFVIYGSYYGVISLLFLIRGTYTAFRNYSHAQHTVEQEEKSGEGISERF; encoded by the exons ATGAGCTGCTGGACAAAAATGACAATCCCAGGATGGGTGTATCCCACCATAGTCCTGTCACTTTATGGATTTTTTGCCAATTGCAGAGTGGCAGAACCCTTCCTGACTCCATACATGATTGGACCACACAAGAACATCTCAGAACAGGTG TTGACCAACTACCTGTTTCCTATCTGGACGTATTCCTACTTGGCTTTCCTCTTCCCCGTCTTCCTTCTGACTGACTTCCTACGGTATAAACCCATTATTATAATCCAGGGGCTTTTCCTCGTCACTAACTACATCCTCCTGTGCTTTGCCCCTGGACTCGCAGCGATGACTTTCCTCCAG GTCAACTACGCTGTGGTGACTTCCACAGAGGTGGCCTACTTCTCTTACATCTACAGTGTGATCCCAGTGGAGCACTACCAGAGAGCCACTGGTTACCTCCGCAGTGCCATGTTGGCTGGATACACGTTTGGGGCCAGCCTCGGTCAAATGCTCATCTCACTGGCAG GGTTGGATTACTTCTACATCAATGCCATCACTCTGGGGATTGTCAGTGTAGCTTTCCTCATTTCCTTGACATTGCCCATGCCCAAAAGAAGCATGTTCTTTAAAGTGAAAGATGACGCTGCTGTGGACTGGCAGTCCCAGCAGGAGGAGGGGCAGCTGGGAGAAAACCAGTGTGAGAAGCCAGTGGTGGATAAGAGTGGAACTGGCTCAGAAACAGAAGAGATGGAGCATCGCTCGACTGGCTGGTGCAGCAGAGAAAATGTGGCCACTGCTGGACGTCTGCTTTGGCAGAGCTTTAGAGAATCTTACTCTTCCAG GCGTTTGATATACTGGTCCCTGTGGTGGGCTTTGGCCACAGCTGGTTATGTGCAGGTATTTAACTACATTCAGCTAATGTGGGATCATATAGAATCATCTGCTACATCATCCATCTACAACGGAGGAGTAGAGGCTGCGTGCTCGCTCGTAG GAGCTGCTGCAGCCTTCTCTGTGGGCTTCATCAAGGTGACCTGGGCTGTGTGGGGCGAACTGGCCTTAGGACTGTTCTCAGCTGTAGGAGCAGGTGCTGTGTTCATGATGGCCCTCACCACCAACATATGGACATGCTATGCTGGTTACGTCTTGTTCAAATCCTGCTACATGTTTCTTATCACAATTACAAC GTTTCAGATTGCCTCCAACCTCTCCATGGAGTGCTATGCTCTGACATTTGGAATCAACACCTTTGTGGCTCTCTCACTGCAAACCATCATCACAGTCATTGTTGTGGATGAGGCTGCATTGGGTCTGGACATTGTGACACAG TTCGTTATATATGGCAGCTATTATGGAGTCATCTCACTGCTATTTCTAATCCGAGGAACCTACACGGCTTTTAGGAACTACAGCCATGCTCAGCACACAGTGGAACAGGAAGAGAAGTCGGGGGAGGGTATATCTGAGCGTTTTTGA
- the daw1 gene encoding dynein assembly factor with WD repeat domains 1 isoform X2: MRLKRFLIRYYPPGIILEYEKGGHLRTKSIDLLDLTPETNPDELVVDIMHSEPLITEARAEQVKQLILRLQQKQGQEVHHRFCFCKELKAHILPLTNVAFDKSGSRFITGSYDRTCRIWDTASGTELRVLEGHKNVVYAIAFNNPYGDKIATGSFDKTCKLWCADTGRCFHTFRGHMAEISTLVATGSMDSTAKLWDVESGREVVTLSGHTAEVLSLCFNTVGDQLVTGSFDHTVAIWDVATGRLVHTLIGHMGEICNVQFNWDSSLILTGSIDKSGKLWDAASGKCVVTLVGHKEDVLDVCFDLSGQLIATASADGTAKVFSVATHQCLVTLVGHDGEISKICFSPQGTRVLTASSDKTARLWDAKSGACLRVLEGHTDEIFSCVFNYEGDTIITGSKDNTCRIWY; the protein is encoded by the exons ATGAGACTCAAGCGCTTTCTCATCAGATATTATCCACCAG GTATAATCCTGGAATATGAAAAAGGAGGTCATCTGAGAACCAAATCTATTGATCTTTTGGATTTAACTCCAGA GACAAACCCAGATGAATTGGTGGTGGACATCATGCACTCAGAGCCTCTGATCACGGAGGCTCGTGCTGAACAGGTCAAACAGCTGATCCTCCGACTGCAGCAGAAACAAGGCCAGGAGGTCCACCACAGATTCTGCTTCTGTAAG GAGCTTAAAGCACACATCCTACCACTGACCAATGTTGCTTTTGATAAATCTGGGTCACG GTTTATTACCGGGAGTTATGACAGAACTTGCCGAATTTGGGACACAGCTTCTGGCACTGAGCTGCGTGTGCTGGAGGGTCACAAAAATGTGGTGTATGCAATTGCTTTCAACAACCCATATGG agacaagaTAGCCACGGGCTCTTTTGATAAGACCTGCAAACTTTGGTGTGCAGATACTGGCCGATGTTTCCATACTTTTCGTGGGCACATGGCAGAAATA AGCACACTGGTGGCCACAGGCAGCATGGATTCCACTGCCAAGCTGTGGGATGTGGAGAGtgggagagaagtggtcacaCTGAGC GGTCACACAGCAGAGGTTCTGTCTTTGTGCTTCAACACTGTCGGTGATCAACTCGTCACTGGTTCCTTCGACCACACCGTAGCAATATGGGACGTAGCGACAGGAAG ACTTGTCCACACTCTCATTGGTCACATGGGAGAAATATGCAATGTTCAGTTCAACTGGGATAGCTCCCTCATACTTACAGGATCTATAGACAAAAGTGGGAAG TTGTGGGATGCAGCTAGTGGAAAGTGTGTGGTCACACTGGTTGGACACAAAGAAGATGTGCTGGATGTGTGTTTTGATCTAAGTGGTCAGCTCATTGCAACAGCCTCAGCTGATG GCACAGCAAAAGTGTTCAGTGTGGCCACACATCAGTGTCTGGTTACGCTTGTGGGCCATGATGGAGAGATCTCTAAG ATCTGCTTCAGCCCACAGGGCACCAGAGTCCTGACCGCCAGCTCGGATAAGACCGCTCGACTGTGGGACGCCAAGTCTGGAGCGTGTCTGCGAGTCCTGGAGGGACACACGGACGAGATTTTCTCCTGTGTCTTTAACTACGAGGGCGACACCATTATTACAG GGAGCAAGGATAACACCTGCCGTATCTGGTACTGA